One region of Quercus lobata isolate SW786 chromosome 2, ValleyOak3.0 Primary Assembly, whole genome shotgun sequence genomic DNA includes:
- the LOC115978372 gene encoding uncharacterized protein LOC115978372 → MKNLLRLILNSSVEFEVPVTFAEESLEFVSSMSESDVHEKVSSSASGDKPYEDGQNFQDLAPEGDEELRDPGGAASSSSGNENSVSPASVQTVADPISSILAEVHHVCQDIKSYILGRQLQSTNQELQGGSGTTDKLPSSTNSSVCACGGADCIEAHNIREWLQTSKWDNVLQKLVLTLGVTCLGLGHAYKDNGELLQALKVIESACYISASMPQHLEDTKFISPMVSESNEKTIPYSVGAKDDKSSSADDSLTFGKSYSTEIFWSTAWMLVGDVYIEFKNCSSCSLEDCICLSDRASSGSSASTSGPPNAKTCSEACERKQRKILHAKGSPYSLLGDPEDDSVHHQMHGIFKYLRGPFFKNEVYNYSDALSCYGEARKALVGLPSDSAKLQLLVNKEKWVRDALEEIRLSREALSQSINWLLQQNL, encoded by the coding sequence ATGAAAAATTTGCTGAGGCTCATTTTAAATTCTTCTGTAGAATTTGAAGTTCCAGTTACTTTTGCTGAAGAATCCTTGGAATTTGTTAGCAGTATGTCTGAATCAGATGTCCATGAAAAGGTCTCCTCTTCAGCTTCAGGAGATAAACCATATGAAGATGGACAAAACTTTCAAGATTTAGCACCAGAAGGTGATGAGGAATTAAGGGATCCAGGAGGAGCTGCATCAAGTTCCAGTGGCAATGAAAACTCTGTGTCTCCAGCATCAGTTCAAACGGTTGCTGATCCCATTTCATCCATCTTAGCTGAAGTGCATCATGTCTGTCAGGATATCAAATCTTACATATTGGGGCGCCAACTGCAGAGCACGAACCAAGAGTTGCAGGGAGGCAGTGGAACTACTGATAAGTTGCCTTCATCTACTAATTCTTCTGTTTGTGCTTGTGGTGGTGCTGACTGCATTGAAGCTCACAACATTCGGGAATGGCTTCAGACATCAAAATGGGACAATGTGTTGCAGAAACTTGTTCTTACGCTTGGAGTGACTTGTTTGGGACTTGGTCACGCTTATAAGGATAATGGCGAGTTACTTCAGGCTTTGAAGGTTATAGAATCGGCATGTTATATTTCTGCATCAATGCCTCAGCATCTTGAAGACACAAAGTTCATTTCCCCAATGGtcagtgaaagtaatgaaaaGACAATACCATACAGTGTTGGTGCGAAAGATGATAAATCCAGCTCTGCAGATGATTCTCTTACTTTTGGGAAATCTTATTCTACTGAAATTTTCTGGTCCACCGCATGGATGCTAGTTGGAGATGTTTATATTGAGTTCAAGAATTGCAGTTCATGTTCCTTGGAAGATTGCATCTGCCTGAGTGACAGGGCAAGCAGTGGTAGTAGTGCAAGCACTAGTGGTCCTCCCAATGCCAAAACTTGCTCAGAAGCTtgtgaaagaaaacaaagaaagatatTGCATGCTAAGGGCAGTCCTTACTCACTCTTGGGAGACCCTGAAGATGACTCTGTTCATCACCAAATGCATGGGATATTTAAGTACCTTCGGggtcctttttttaaaaatgaggtATATAATTATTCAGATGCCCTAAGCTGTTATGGAGAAGCTAGAAAGGCATTGGTTGGACTTCCATCTGATTCAGCAAAACTACAACTTTTGGTCAACAAGGAAAAGTGGGTTCGCGACGCACTAGAGGAAATCAGGCTTAGCAGAGAAGCATTGAGCCAATCTATTAATTGGTTGTTACAGCAAAATTTATGA